From Candidatus Gastranaerophilales bacterium:
GCCGTAGGAGATAGCGTTGCTAATATCCTTGAAGAAATGGGGCTTGAACATACAGGCGCGCACGGTACTACTGCGGCGTTAGCCCTTTTAAATGATGCCGTTAAAAAAGGCGGTACGATGGCAACCTCTTATGTAGGCGGATTAAGCGGGGCTTTTATCCCCGTAAGCGAAGATGCAGGCATGATTGAAGCTGTTGAAAAAGGCGCGCTAAGCCTTGATAAACTTGAAGCTATGACAAGTGTATGTTCAGTCGGTATTGATATGGTTACCATTCCCGGTGATACTTCATCCGATATAATATCAGGAATTATAGCAGATGAAATGGCAATAGGTATGATAAATAAAAAAACAACCGCTGTCAGGGTTATTCCTGTACCCGGCAAAAAAGTAGGCGATTACGCTTATTTTGGCGGACTGCTCGGAGAAGCCCCCGTTATGAAAGTTAATTCGTTTAATAACTCTGTATTTATCAACAGAAAAGGGCGCATCCCTGCTCCAATACATAGTTTAAATAATTAAAGGAGAAATGAAAATGTCTGATTCAAATATTTTAGCAAGTATTCCAAGAAGCGCTACCGAAGAGGTTCAAATTGCAATAAATGAATATAAAGGTAAAAAATATCTTGATTTAAGGGTTTACTACACAACCGATGACGGTATTAATTGGAACCCTACAAAAAAAGGGGTAACTTTTTCACCTGACCGCCTGCCGGAAGTTAAAGCAGCTATAGAAGCAGCCATAGCGGAATTTGGGATAAAAGAAGAAGAAGAAGCGGAAGAATAATTATCTCGCTCTTATGAATATCCTCTTTCTCTGCGGTGTATATAGCTTCTTGCTTTCTTGCAGAAGCTCTAAGTCTGTTATTGCATCAGAATCTGATGTTTCTTTTTTCCTTATGGCATTTACGTAGTAGCTGCCATACCCCTCGTTATAAGCTTCAATAATGGACTTGGAAAATAACTTGGGGGTTTTCCAATATGAGGTGTGTGCAGAGGCAACGAATTTGTTTGAACGTATATTGGACTTATCATAAAGGAAACCATGGTTAGGTTTTATCGTACAATCGTATTTATCCTGAAACGTTGCAATCAAATCATAATTATCATTAGTTGATATAGGAAATCCTAACGGGTCTTCGGCATAGTTAACAGATATAAGGAACATATTATTCTCTATTATGTATTTTAATAAATGCAAATAGAGCTTACTTGAACTCATATTAAATCCTGAATAAAATAAAGTTACGGGTGTACCGAATAAAACAATGCCCTTTAAACTGCCATCCGCGACGCAGGCATCTTTTGTAACATTTGCCATATTTTTATAATTTTCGGTTAAATGGTCCCTATCAACTAAAACAAAAGAACCGTCTCTCAGATAATTTGCAATTCCCGATAATAATAACCCGTCAACACAGGTATTTTTAGAATATATTTTTTTGTATTCCATAAGCCGGGCTTCGCTGACCTTCCTTTGTCTTAAAAAATCTATAGGGTCAATCATAGGAAGTTTATAAAGCAAATACTCAAAAGTTATAAAAGAACCTGCGCTATGCCCAAAAAGAACAAATTTATCTTCATTCTGGTCAACCGAATAATTAATTATGGAATGCAAGTTTCTGACAACAGGGCGCATATTGTTATATTTTTGAATCCAAATAGCATCATGCAAAGTATAAGTCAACGTTGAGCGAACGCTTTGTGCAAGTTTAGGACTAAAAAATTTTGTTATATCAAGCCAATCTACCATTAAATTCAGGTCTTCTTTACTTCTATCCCCCCAATAAAAAGCAATTGGTTCGCTATCTATAACGTAATAACCGTCTCGTAAAAAATGTTTTTTCGCAAGCGGGTCATTTTCAAAAGCTTTTTTAATGTAAGGATGTAATTCTGCGACAGACTTTGAAAATTCCTGTTTCTTTGCATAATTATTGTCATTGGTACCGTGAATATATATAAAGTTCACATCCTGGGCTTTGCAAGTACCCTGCAAAAAAACAAGCATAAATATAATTATTGCCAAAAATCTTTTCATTCTTAACCCTTTATCTTTTTCATCATCTTCAAATCATACTTTACTTTCCATATTTAAGCAATTTTTTCAATCAAATATACTTTATATATATATCGTATAGAATAGGCAAGAGCATGGCTGACCCGATAGTAAATAAAAAACTGATAACGGATAAACCCGCAACAAATGTTACAACTTCTCCAATAAAAAAAGATGAGAAGAAAGCCATTGATGCTTCAAATATTCATACAAACCCTGCAAAATCAGTAGACCCGTCAGGTGTAAGCGTATTAACGGACACCGGTAAAGTGCAAGGCTCTGATAATATTTTTTCAAGCAATTATAAATTCACGCTGCAGCCCTCAAAAAATGAAACCGAAACAACTGCGCCAAAAACAGAAGGAGCAGAAAGCACTGCTGATATACAAATTTTTGGCGGTAATGATAAATTTAGTCTGTCAAATAAAAATAACGACTCTATTTTTGGCAATAATAAAGATAATGCTGACTCCGATGATGAATACGGCGGAATGTTGTCATTGAAAACGAACTCCACATTGGCAAAAGCAGATACAACCGTTGCAAGTTCAGGCGGTGGCGGTGGCGGAGGCGACAGCGTTGCAAAATTAAAAGAAGAACAAGAAAAACTTGAAAAATTAAACTCAGGCAGTTCTTTGAAGAAAGCCTTTAAAGCCAATAAGTTAAAAAAACAAGGTGAAAAAGTAGAAGAAGCAGGCAAAGAAGTAGAACAGGAAAAAGGCGCCGAAGCCGAAAAAGGTCAAAATGACGCAAACAAAACCCAATCAAAAGCCAATTCTGAAGCATCAAAAGCAGGTAGCAAAGCTACTCAAAGCAGCCAAAAAGCTGACGATAAAACGAAATCATTAAATAAAGGTGCAGGCAACACGCAAGATACAGAAAATGCAAAAAACAAAACCCAAATGGGTGAAGCTATATCGAAAAAAGAACAGGAAATAAAAGGCGATGGAGCCGAAGGAGCAGCAGAAAACAAGGCTCCGGGAGGCAATTCACCTGAAGCAAATAAAGCAGAAAACTCCGCTAAACCTGTTGATGCAAATTCAATAGCATCTGCAAAAGGCGATTTGAATAAATTTTCACCCTTAGCAACGCAAGAAGCCCAAGGAAAAGCTCAAGCTGCGCAAGGCACAGAAACAAAAAATCAAGGCGAAGCCGTAACTCAAGTAGCCAACGGTATTTTAGGCGCCGCACAAATGGTTCAGACGTTAGGACAAACCGTAAAGGTTGCAGGTCAAGCTACTAAAGTTCTCGGACAAGGACTGGAAGTAATAGGCGAAGGCATTAAAAAAATAGGTGATGCCTGCGGCTGCATACCGTACGTGGGTCCTGCTCTTAAAGCCGCTCTTAATGCGGTTGGAGAGGTGGTAAAACAAGGCGGTACACTGCTCAAAGATACCGTAGCTCCTGCACTTGAACAAATTGGAGATAAATTAAACTTTACAGGTGAGAAATTAAATACACAAGGCGAACAAAAACTTGCCGAAGGCACTAACCTTACGAAAACAGGAACCCAACAAATTGCCCAAGGCACACAAACCTTGACCAAAGGAATACAGGGCGGATTGACATTAACCCAGCAAATACAAGAAAAAATAGGCGAAGATAATAAAGGTCAAAAATCCGGTTCAGGTCTGTCCACTACAAATCAGGCCGTAGGAATGGTCGGCAACGGCGCTAATTTTATTAAAAATATCTGCTAGACAAAATCTATTTTATAAACAGCGTCAGGTTTGTCTTTCTTATGTTCAGGCAATTTTTTGTATAGTTTAAAATATGCATGTGCAGGCAAATCAACAAACTCGAACGTAAGTTCAAATTGTTCAGGCGAACCGTTATTGCAGCCATCAGGCTGATCGCAGCTTCTGCCCCTGTGTATAAAATCCCTAAACTGATAAATAACGTTCGATGCATTAGGTTTAACGGCAAATCCAATATTTTTATAACTGTAAATATAACCGTAATTGTACCCGAAATCACGCGCATTTTTAGCATCAAAAGAATATTTAAACCTATTTTTATCTCTTTGCCAGTCAGTATGCGCTGTAGCTTTTATAAAATCAGTTAAATTGTATTTAACGGAAAAAATATTTTTGTCCGAATTAACTTTCAGGTCAAAAGGCTTTGGATAAATATCATCGCAAATCCAACCGTTTATAGAATAAGCATAATTGGTATCTATAGCTATTAAAAGAAGCGGGTTATTAATAAAGCGGGATTCCTCAGACATACCCATATCGCTGTAAGGTCCGCTCCCCCTGCACATAATCCCCTGCATGCCCCACCAGGGCAAATTATCTTGTATCCTTCCGAATACCTTTTCATCAGGGGTATAATCTTTAATCTCAAAAGGCAAATTTTTAACGGCTTCTTTCCTGATTTCATATATTTCAGCTTTGGTTTTGCCGTCATATTCAGAAAGTTCTTTTATCTCAATATTATAAGCATTATCATCAATTGCAAAATCTTCTTCCGGCTGTTCCTTTCCGTTTGTTATTTCTTCCAGCGGATGTAAAACCGAATCCATCATTTCAGTTATTTCAATCTTTTTTTTAAACGGAAAAGTTTCAGGCAAATTACCGCTAAAATATAAAACAGCAGTCAAAATGACCAGAACTAAAGCTATAACTTGTAACCTAAAATTATTCATATCATAACCTAATTAAGCATTTTTATTGTTTTTGCGAATTTCGCATAACTCCTTCAGCTCTTTTTGATAAGGAGAATAACTGTTAATTTTCTTTATTATATCAGGTATCATTTTTAGAGTATAGTCTATTTCTTCCTGAGTTGTATATCTGCTCAGGCTAAATCTTATGCTTCCATGCAAAGCGGTAAAAGGTATACCCATTGCCTTTAGAACATGGCTGGGTTCCAAACTTCCGCTGGTGCAGGCGCTGCCTGAACTTGCGCAAATACCGTTTTGAGAAAAATGAAGCAAAATAAGTTCACCTTCTATATACTCAAAGCTGATATTTGATGTATTAGGTACCCGGAGCGCTTTTGCACTGTTAACTCTGGCATTAAATACCGTTGATAAAATCCCTTTTTCAAGTTGATTTCTTAAATCAAAAACCCTTGTCGCTTCATCATACAAATACTCTTTTGCTAAAACTGCCGCTTCTCCCATACCAACGATACTTGCAACATTTTCTGTTCCTGGGCGAAGGCTTCTTTCCTGATGTCCGCCAAGCATAAGCGGCGGAAGCATAATTCCCCTGCGAACATACAACGCACCGACGCCTTTGGGAGCGTGAAATTTATGCCCCGCAATACCAAGCATATCTATTTTTGTATTTTTAACATCTATAGGGATTTTTCCGCATGCCTGCACCGCATCAACAAAAAACAAAGTTTTAGGGTTGATTTCTTTTATCATATTGGCAATTTTTTCAACAGGAAAAACCACGCCTGTTTCATTATTTGCCCACATCACAGAAACCAAAGCCGTATCATCAGTTATAGAATGTTTAAGTTCATCCAAATCAAGCTCACCTTCGGAGTTAACCCCGATGTAAGTTGTCCTGTAGCCCCTTTTTTCAAGCCATTTGTAAAGGTTTAAAACACAAGGATGTTCAACCTTTGTCGTAATAATATGTTTTTTCTCCTTGTTAATTTCAA
This genomic window contains:
- a CDS encoding transcriptional coactivator p15/PC4 family protein, translating into MSDSNILASIPRSATEEVQIAINEYKGKKYLDLRVYYTTDDGINWNPTKKGVTFSPDRLPEVKAAIEAAIAEFGIKEEEEAEE
- the nifS gene encoding cysteine desulfurase NifS; protein product: MEKCLVYLDNNATTKVDERVFEKMIPFLTEKYGNPSSMHEFGGEISHDVAKAREQVADLLGAANDYEITFTGCGTESANIAIKGALEINKEKKHIITTKVEHPCVLNLYKWLEKRGYRTTYIGVNSEGELDLDELKHSITDDTALVSVMWANNETGVVFPVEKIANMIKEINPKTLFFVDAVQACGKIPIDVKNTKIDMLGIAGHKFHAPKGVGALYVRRGIMLPPLMLGGHQERSLRPGTENVASIVGMGEAAVLAKEYLYDEATRVFDLRNQLEKGILSTVFNARVNSAKALRVPNTSNISFEYIEGELILLHFSQNGICASSGSACTSGSLEPSHVLKAMGIPFTALHGSIRFSLSRYTTQEEIDYTLKMIPDIIKKINSYSPYQKELKELCEIRKNNKNA